TGACTGTCTTACCTTAATTCTGTTTGATTGTCTCACCTGAACTCTGTTTGATTGTCTCACCTAAACTCTGTTTGGTTGTCTCACCTGAACTCTGTTTGACTATCTCACCTGAACTCTGTTTGACTATCTCACCTGAACTCTGTTTGATTGTCTCACCTGAACTCTGTTTGACTATCTCACCTGAACTCTGTTTGATTGTCTCACCTGAACTCTGTTTGACTGTCTCACCTGAACTCTGTTTGACTGTCTCACCTGAACTCTGTTTGATTGTCTCACCTGAACTCTGTTTGATTGTCTCACCTGAACTCTGTTTGACTATCTCACCTGAACTCTGTTTGATTGTCTCACCTGAACTCTGTTTGACTGTCTCACCTGAACTCTGTTTGACTGTCTCACCTGAACTCTGTTTGATTGTCTCACCTGAACTCTGTTTGATTGTCTCACCTGAACTCTGTTTGATTGTCTCACCTGAACTCTGTTTGATTGTCTCACCTGAACTCTGTTTGACTATCTCACCTGAACTCTGTTTGATTGTCTCACCTGAACTCTGTTTGACTGTCTCACCTGAATTCTGTTTGATTGTCTCACCTGAACTCTGTTTGATTGTCTCACCTGAACTCTGTTTGGTTGTCTCACCTGAACTCTGTTTGACTATCTCACCTGAACTCTGTTTGATTGTCTCACCTGAACTCTGTTTGACTAACCCCCCTTGAACTCTGTTTGACTGTCTCACCTGAACTCTGTTTGATTGTCTCACCTGAACTCTGTTTGATTGTCTCACCTGAACTCTGACTATCTCATCTGAACTCTGTTTGTCTCACCTGAACTCTGTTTGACTATCTCACCTGAACTCTGTTTGATTGTCTCACCTGAACTCTGTTTGACTATCTCACCTGAACTCTGTTTGATTGTCTCACCTGAACTCTGTTTGACTGTCTCACCTGAACTCTGTTTGATTGTCTCACCTGAACTCTGTTTGATTGTCTCACCTGAACTCTGTTTGATTGTCTCACCTGAACTCTGTTTGATTGTCTTGGCTGATGATGTCTGAGAGCTGGAGGTAGAGCGAACCCTCAGGTCGGGGCTCATGCTGTCTTGTGCTGCTGTGGCGCCTGTCTTGCGTGGCTTCTTATCTGCTGTCAGGTGGGACAAGGGGGATGTCTTCTTGGCCAGCCTGATGCGGGGCCGGGTGCTGTTCACCTTCAGATAGGCCTGGACCTTGTACTCCAGCAACTCTCCGTAGTTAGCGTTGGTGACTCTGCACTCGTACAGGCCCTCGTCACTCTTTCCCACCCGGGAGATCTGCAGTTTGTGGGAGATGTCGTTTCCCTGTACCTTCACTGTCTGTAGGGAGATATAGAGATGTTCAACGAACAATGCAGGAGCAACCTACATCACAAAGCCACATGACTAGTGGTGCAGTACAGAGAACCATGTAATGACACAACAGTAACCCACAGTGATGGTTTTATGTGTCCATACTTATGGAGTCACATACTTATGGTGTCCATGTGCTACATCTGcagtgcttgctgtttggggttttagactgggtttctgttgAAGCACGTTGTGACATCTGCTCATGTAAAAACATGTTATTTAATTTGATGTCTTAATATGGACACCATACACATTCTGTACATGCAGTAACTTACACTTATTTTAGTCCCTTCATCGTCTGGATCCGGCTCTGGTATCACTTCCATCTAAGAAAACAGAGAAAACAAAAATACACCTAAAAAACAAGAACAAAGCTGAAAAGACATTCGAAAAGTGGACAGCAATGCATTATGGGTCTCTAAGAGTGTGCCATTCCAACAAATGTTCGAGGAGATATATTGTTATACCAGTTTAGTCTTCGCAGACACTGAAATATAACTAGTCAGACAGCCTCTGGCATTCCTTTAGTACGGTGCACTCAAAAGTATATTTTGTGTGTAAATACAGTATCGTCGTCATCCATGGACGACTATAAATGTTTCATAGCTACATCGATAAGTAGTTAATCACACATGGAAGC
Above is a window of Oncorhynchus kisutch isolate 150728-3 linkage group LG18, Okis_V2, whole genome shotgun sequence DNA encoding:
- the LOC109875969 gene encoding V-set and transmembrane domain-containing protein 2A-like, with product MMWTSQDFIGFVVMSSLCIQFGFCFEGKFTDIPSNLTVKEGQNIEMACAFQSGTTSVYLEIQWWFIRAPEESSNSEEDDDEEMEVIPEPDPDDEGTKISTVKVQGNDISHKLQISRVGKSDEGLYECRVTNANYGELLEYKVQAYLKVNSTRPRIRLAKKTSPLSHLTADKKPRKTGATAAQDSMSPDLRVRSTSSSQTSSAKTIKQSSGTRIATSFGLAILILACGFMRDTLL